The Thermanaerovibrio acidaminovorans DSM 6589 genome contains a region encoding:
- the rpoC gene encoding DNA-directed RNA polymerase subunit beta' has translation MAHKEIVGVRVKLSSPERIRAISCGEVKKPETINYRTLRPEKDGLFCERIFGPTRSFECACGKYKRSGPKFKGVVCDRCGVEVTDNRVRRERMGHIELAAPVVHIWYLRGIPSRLSLLIGTSTKDLERVVYFAPNRRREAAYKVVVEGRRTDLVRRGDVISASEERIHRFYDSKFKAEEAFRVVRVDEIPVAEGDVITLHQLARYRAEFGDGIFDTERAYQVRGEEGTRVVPQSKVSPEDDASPMEINGQEAYVVVSAVRLPFSRNDVLSKGECELYMQKFPGRFQAQPETITLEDPCHIVIEKGESPFERGDIITESEEYLCSRYDKSFMAGIGAEGVLELLKRIDLDDLATSLREEIAESSGQKKRKLVKRLQVVEDFRKSDSRPEWMILSVLPVIPPDLRPMVQLDGGRFATSDLNDLYRKVINRNNRLKKLMELRAPEIIIRNEKRMLQESVDALIDNGRRGKPVPGAGGRPLKSLTDLLRGKKGRFRQNLLGKRVDYSGRSVIVIGPNLKIYQCGLPKQMALELFKPFVVHKLVERGLAANVKNARRLIERGKDEVWAILEEIIKDHPVLLNRAPTLHRLGIQAFEPVLIEGKAIRLHPLVCTAFNADFDGDQMAVHVPLSLEAQAEARILMLSSNNLLSPSSGKPIVTPTQDIILGVYYLTGMKPDLKGDGMYFRDEEDVLSALDHGVVHVNARVYVRNRPEWGLGEDKWLETSPGRVVFNCAMPEKLRFINRQLGKKDFGALLDRAYDLVGQAAMVEMLDGIKQLGYKWSTKSGISLGIGDVIVPPQKESIVRETMVHEEELSAQYDMGILTEDEYMRQKDALWSEAVKNIVDKIVDNMDVDNPLRIMVDSGARGSKSQVAQMAGIRGLMADPSGKIIDYPIVSNFRDGLNMLEYFISTHGARKGLSDTAMRTAKSGYLTRRLVDVAQDLIITEEDCGTDRGVEMRPLKQESKVVIPLSERVAGRVALRDVILSDGTCLVRAGQEIDQETAKALDRAGVESVWVRSPLTCALRHGICRTCYGKDLATRHRVAIGEAVGVVAAQSIGEPGTQLTMRTFHTGGVRQFTGEDITQGLPRIEQLFEVRKPKKAALIAEHDGVVVERREGEGKKKLVVAVPREDGGEDRVVYTLPASQNLLPGVEEGAPIHRGQVLTEGYIDPQQLLEVEGLEAVQRYILDGIQDVYRSQGVSINDKHIEVILRKVAPVNRVRVIEEGDSSFVAGELVWKEDLEAESRRISEQNARFLEEASFLCGAVVKDAVGSLDGTGITRDEELTMDKLGRLLSPGVGASELICQDREGLLRVIVGEASFKRELEGLELLSDLPVADGCVISAGSRLTASDASRIVAMGPQPLLVKDLKAMEDMVGEVYLAEDVTVDGRVLSLKDRLFDLEVFQELRSLPVESVRIWRNPERLDLCKDVYEYLIGNYLSQRVLRVITRDGAVTEPLDNRISMEIAEGIRSGEVEAIELDGNNVVSRERVLKALLTEKVYGKVLLEPVRDVDGNVVVPSGREVSHQVMDQIVAACPGEMVVRPILAQGEHRRLIQRISFVRRLRELPTWKPVLHGITKAALATDSFLSAASFQQTAQVLASAAVRGEVDNLLGLKENVIIGLLIPSGTGIDKYRKVQVVEPRTGEGGSDLFESGESA, from the coding sequence ATGGCTCACAAGGAGATAGTAGGCGTTCGGGTCAAGCTGTCCTCGCCGGAGAGGATAAGGGCCATATCCTGCGGCGAGGTGAAGAAGCCCGAGACAATAAACTACAGGACCCTCAGGCCCGAGAAGGACGGTCTCTTCTGCGAGAGGATCTTTGGTCCCACCCGTAGCTTCGAGTGCGCCTGCGGCAAGTACAAGCGCAGCGGCCCCAAGTTCAAGGGGGTGGTCTGCGACCGTTGCGGCGTGGAGGTGACCGACAACCGGGTCCGCCGGGAGCGGATGGGGCACATAGAGCTGGCGGCGCCGGTGGTGCACATATGGTACCTCAGGGGCATCCCCAGCAGGCTGTCGCTGCTGATAGGCACCTCCACCAAGGACCTGGAGCGGGTGGTCTACTTCGCCCCCAACAGGAGGCGGGAGGCGGCCTACAAGGTTGTCGTGGAGGGCCGCAGGACCGACCTGGTGCGCCGGGGGGATGTGATCTCCGCTTCGGAGGAGCGGATTCACCGGTTCTACGACTCCAAGTTCAAGGCGGAGGAGGCCTTCCGGGTTGTCCGGGTGGACGAGATTCCCGTGGCGGAGGGGGACGTGATAACCCTTCACCAGCTGGCCCGCTATCGGGCGGAGTTCGGCGACGGGATCTTCGATACCGAGAGGGCCTACCAGGTCCGGGGTGAGGAGGGGACTCGGGTGGTTCCCCAGTCCAAAGTCTCCCCGGAGGACGACGCGTCCCCCATGGAGATAAACGGCCAGGAGGCCTACGTGGTGGTGAGCGCCGTCCGGCTCCCCTTCTCCCGGAACGACGTGCTCTCCAAGGGGGAGTGCGAGCTCTACATGCAGAAGTTCCCCGGCCGGTTCCAGGCCCAGCCGGAGACGATCACCCTGGAGGATCCGTGCCACATAGTGATCGAGAAGGGGGAGTCCCCCTTCGAGCGGGGTGACATCATAACCGAGAGCGAGGAGTACCTGTGCTCCCGGTACGACAAGTCCTTCATGGCGGGCATAGGGGCCGAGGGGGTCCTGGAGCTGCTCAAGCGGATCGACCTGGACGACCTGGCCACCAGCCTCCGGGAGGAGATAGCCGAGTCCTCGGGGCAGAAGAAGCGCAAGCTGGTGAAGCGTCTCCAGGTGGTGGAGGACTTCCGGAAGAGCGACAGCCGGCCGGAGTGGATGATCCTGTCGGTCCTGCCGGTGATCCCCCCGGATCTTAGGCCCATGGTCCAGTTGGACGGGGGGCGGTTCGCTACCTCGGACCTGAACGACCTGTACCGGAAGGTGATCAACCGGAACAATCGGCTCAAGAAGCTGATGGAGCTCCGGGCGCCGGAGATCATAATCCGGAACGAGAAGAGGATGCTCCAGGAGTCGGTGGACGCCCTGATAGACAACGGCCGCCGGGGCAAGCCGGTGCCCGGTGCGGGCGGTCGGCCCTTAAAGAGCCTAACGGACCTGCTGCGGGGCAAGAAGGGCCGGTTCCGCCAGAACCTGCTGGGCAAGCGGGTGGACTATTCGGGCCGTTCGGTCATAGTCATAGGGCCGAACCTTAAGATATACCAGTGCGGTCTGCCCAAGCAGATGGCGCTGGAGCTGTTCAAGCCCTTCGTGGTGCACAAGCTGGTGGAGCGGGGGCTTGCGGCCAACGTGAAGAACGCCCGGCGCCTCATCGAGCGGGGCAAGGACGAGGTCTGGGCCATCCTGGAGGAGATAATAAAGGACCACCCGGTGTTGCTGAACCGGGCCCCCACCCTCCACAGGCTGGGCATCCAGGCCTTTGAGCCGGTGTTGATCGAGGGCAAGGCCATAAGGCTACACCCCCTGGTCTGCACCGCCTTCAACGCGGACTTCGACGGGGACCAGATGGCGGTTCACGTGCCCCTGTCGCTGGAGGCCCAGGCGGAGGCCCGGATACTGATGCTCTCCTCCAACAACCTGCTCTCCCCCTCCAGCGGGAAGCCCATAGTGACCCCCACCCAGGACATAATCCTTGGGGTCTACTACCTTACGGGGATGAAGCCGGATCTCAAGGGGGACGGCATGTACTTCAGGGACGAGGAGGACGTGTTGTCCGCCCTGGACCACGGGGTGGTGCACGTGAACGCCCGGGTGTACGTCCGAAACCGTCCCGAGTGGGGCCTTGGGGAGGACAAGTGGCTGGAGACCAGCCCCGGTCGGGTGGTCTTCAACTGCGCCATGCCTGAGAAGCTCCGGTTCATAAACCGTCAACTGGGCAAGAAGGACTTTGGCGCCCTGCTTGACCGGGCCTACGATCTGGTGGGCCAGGCGGCCATGGTGGAGATGTTGGATGGGATCAAGCAGCTGGGGTACAAGTGGTCCACCAAGAGCGGCATAAGCCTCGGTATAGGGGACGTCATAGTGCCCCCCCAGAAGGAGTCCATAGTCAGGGAGACCATGGTCCACGAGGAGGAGCTGTCCGCCCAGTACGACATGGGCATCCTTACCGAGGATGAGTACATGAGGCAGAAGGACGCCCTGTGGTCCGAGGCGGTCAAGAACATAGTGGACAAGATCGTGGACAACATGGACGTGGACAACCCGCTGAGGATAATGGTGGACTCCGGGGCCAGGGGATCCAAGAGCCAGGTGGCCCAGATGGCGGGTATCCGGGGCCTGATGGCGGACCCGTCGGGCAAGATAATCGACTACCCCATAGTGTCCAACTTCCGGGACGGGCTCAACATGTTGGAGTACTTCATATCCACCCACGGGGCCCGGAAGGGGTTGTCGGACACCGCCATGAGGACCGCCAAGTCCGGATATCTGACCAGGCGTCTGGTGGACGTGGCACAGGACCTGATAATAACCGAGGAGGACTGCGGCACCGACCGGGGGGTTGAGATGAGGCCCCTCAAGCAGGAGTCCAAGGTGGTGATCCCCCTGTCCGAGCGGGTGGCGGGTCGGGTGGCCTTGAGGGACGTGATCTTGTCGGACGGCACCTGTCTCGTCAGGGCGGGTCAGGAGATAGACCAGGAGACCGCCAAGGCGCTGGACCGGGCGGGGGTGGAGAGCGTGTGGGTGAGGAGTCCTCTCACCTGCGCTCTCAGGCACGGCATATGCAGGACCTGCTACGGCAAGGACCTGGCGACCCGTCACCGGGTGGCCATCGGCGAGGCGGTTGGAGTGGTGGCCGCCCAGTCCATAGGTGAGCCCGGCACCCAGCTGACCATGCGGACCTTCCACACCGGAGGGGTCCGGCAGTTCACCGGTGAGGACATAACCCAGGGTCTGCCCCGGATAGAGCAGCTCTTCGAGGTCCGGAAGCCCAAGAAGGCGGCGCTGATCGCCGAGCACGACGGCGTGGTGGTGGAGCGCCGGGAGGGGGAGGGCAAGAAGAAGCTGGTGGTGGCGGTCCCCCGGGAGGACGGGGGCGAGGATCGGGTGGTCTACACCCTGCCCGCCTCTCAGAACCTGTTGCCCGGCGTTGAGGAGGGGGCCCCTATCCACCGGGGTCAGGTGCTGACCGAGGGCTACATAGATCCCCAGCAGCTGCTGGAGGTGGAGGGGCTGGAGGCGGTCCAGCGGTACATACTGGACGGAATCCAGGACGTGTACCGTTCCCAGGGGGTCTCCATAAACGACAAGCACATAGAGGTGATACTCCGGAAGGTGGCGCCGGTGAACCGGGTCCGGGTCATCGAGGAGGGGGACAGCTCCTTCGTGGCGGGTGAGCTGGTCTGGAAGGAGGACCTGGAGGCGGAGAGCCGCCGGATATCGGAGCAGAACGCCAGGTTCCTGGAGGAGGCCTCGTTCCTCTGTGGCGCGGTGGTGAAGGACGCGGTGGGTTCCCTGGATGGGACCGGCATAACCCGGGACGAGGAGCTAACCATGGATAAGCTGGGGCGGCTCCTGTCTCCCGGGGTTGGTGCCTCGGAGCTGATCTGCCAGGACCGGGAGGGGCTACTTAGGGTCATCGTGGGGGAGGCCTCCTTCAAGCGGGAGCTGGAGGGGCTTGAGCTCCTGAGCGACCTGCCGGTGGCGGACGGGTGCGTCATATCCGCCGGCAGCAGGCTAACCGCCTCGGACGCCTCCCGGATAGTGGCCATGGGCCCCCAGCCGCTATTGGTGAAGGACCTCAAGGCCATGGAGGACATGGTGGGGGAGGTCTACCTGGCGGAGGACGTGACGGTGGACGGTCGGGTTCTGAGCCTTAAGGACCGGCTGTTCGATCTGGAGGTCTTCCAGGAGCTCCGGTCCCTGCCGGTGGAGTCCGTGCGGATCTGGAGGAACCCGGAGCGGCTGGACCTCTGCAAGGACGTCTACGAGTACCTGATAGGCAACTACCTGTCTCAGCGGGTGCTTAGGGTCATAACCCGGGATGGGGCGGTGACGGAGCCGCTGGACAACCGGATCAGCATGGAGATAGCTGAGGGGATCCGGTCCGGGGAGGTAGAGGCCATAGAGCTGGACGGGAACAACGTGGTCTCCCGGGAGAGGGTCCTCAAGGCGCTCCTCACCGAGAAGGTCTACGGCAAGGTTCTGCTGGAGCCCGTCAGGGACGTGGATGGGAACGTGGTGGTGCCAAGCGGCCGGGAGGTGAGCCACCAGGTCATGGATCAGATAGTGGCCGCGTGTCCCGGGGAGATGGTGGTCCGTCCGATCCTGGCCCAGGGTGAGCATCGGAGGCTGATCCAGCGGATCTCCTTCGTGAGGCGTCTTAGGGAGCTGCCCACCTGGAAGCCGGTGCTACACGGGATCACCAAGGCGGCGCTGGCCACCGACAGCTTCCTTTCCGCCGCGTCGTTCCAGCAGACCGCCCAGGTTCTGGCCTCCGCGGCGGTGCGGGGAGAGGTGGACAACCTGCTTGGACTCAAGGAGAACGTGATAATAGGTCTCCTGATCCCCTCCGGGACCGGGATAGACAAGTACCGGAAGGTCCAGGTGGTGGAGCCCAGGACCGGGGAGGGTGGTAGCGACCTCTTCGAGTCCGGGGAGTCCGCTTGA
- the rpoB gene encoding DNA-directed RNA polymerase subunit beta, whose protein sequence is MAVEVPSLMAPRRYLGKQKDLIELPDLVEVQRHSYEWFFQADEDPNFRRLQGLQELFKEVFPIESYDGNFALEFVRYYVDPPTISIEEARERDLTWSRPIRATIRLVNRSNGEIKEEEVYLGDFPVMTDRGTFIINGTERVVVSQLARSAGVYFSADLSSPGQETYAAKLIPDRGAWLEFDLTPSEFLSVKIDNRKKIPVTMFLKALGVPTDDELLRLFGATVEEVDVVEEDVRGMLLAEPIVGSDGRVIFHKNDRITKEHLDELWKQGRTRVAVWRVDHSVAETLEKDPTSSTDEAMLEIFRRLKPNEPPRMENAREHMHSLFFDSRRYNLGRVGRYKLNRRLGLQVDDEQRLLTVEDVVAIVNGLLKLRDGLEREDDIDHLGNRRVRAIGELLQNQVRIGLLRMERIAKERMTTIPDLSSATAKDLINVRPISAALREFFGSGQLSQFMDQTNPLAELTHRRRLSALGPGGLSRERAGFEARDVHYTHYGRICPIETPEGSNIGLVTSLATYAKINEYGFLVTPRRRVVDGRVTGEVVYLSADDEDEYNVGMASTPVGEDGSILIDEVHVRHRGDIRMVPKDQVDFLDVSPKQIVSVSTGLIPFLEHDDANRALMGSNMQRQAVPLVRAEAPLVGTGIEAKIARDSGSCILARRSGTVEFVDADRVVIRAEDGTLNQYRLVKFRRSNQGTVIHQRPLVRKGDPVKAGDVIADGQACQGGELALGRNVLVAFVSWEGYNFEDAILLSQRVVKEDYYTSIHIEEYEVEARDTKLGPEEITRDIPNVGDDALKNLDENGIVRIGAEVRAGDILVGKVTPKGESDQSPEERLLRAIFGEKAREVRDSSLRVPHGEGGKVVAIKRLSREHNSEDLSPGVNEVVKVYVAQFRKITEGDKMAGRHGNKGVVSKILPEEDMPFLSDGTPVDVVLNPLGVPSRMNLGQVFETVMGFVAMHNGWKVATPVFEGADQEEIFQLVDKIRENKYPELTRDCKITLYDGRTGEPMDKKVTVGVMYMLKLIHLVDDKIHARSTGPYSLITQQPLGGKTQFGGQRFGEMEVWALEGYGAAHMLQEILTVKSDDIRGRLKTYERIVKGQNLAKPGVPESFRVLIKELQGLGVDVEIVYEDGTVGELVMGDDEDEPGRSRPREGRDLFESGVSPEDAFGVSGEEISQEEAREGLGDVFTVRDASDDPFFADDEEGDA, encoded by the coding sequence ATGGCTGTAGAAGTTCCTTCCCTCATGGCGCCAAGACGGTATCTGGGCAAGCAGAAGGACCTGATCGAGCTGCCGGACCTGGTGGAGGTCCAGCGTCACTCATACGAGTGGTTCTTTCAGGCGGACGAGGACCCTAACTTCAGGAGGCTTCAGGGTCTTCAGGAGCTGTTCAAAGAGGTATTCCCCATCGAGAGCTACGACGGAAACTTCGCCCTGGAGTTCGTCCGTTACTACGTGGATCCCCCGACCATAAGCATCGAGGAGGCCCGGGAGAGGGATCTCACCTGGTCTAGGCCCATAAGGGCCACCATAAGGCTGGTGAACCGGAGCAACGGGGAGATCAAGGAGGAGGAGGTCTACCTGGGGGACTTCCCGGTGATGACCGACCGGGGCACCTTCATCATCAACGGCACCGAGCGGGTGGTGGTGAGCCAGCTGGCCCGCTCCGCCGGAGTCTACTTCTCCGCGGACCTGTCCTCCCCGGGCCAGGAGACCTACGCGGCCAAGCTGATCCCCGACCGGGGGGCCTGGTTGGAGTTCGACCTTACCCCCAGCGAGTTCCTGTCGGTTAAGATCGACAACCGGAAGAAGATCCCGGTCACCATGTTCCTCAAGGCCCTTGGGGTCCCCACGGACGACGAGCTCCTCAGGCTCTTCGGCGCCACGGTGGAGGAGGTTGACGTGGTGGAGGAGGACGTGAGGGGCATGCTCCTGGCGGAGCCCATCGTAGGGTCCGACGGGAGGGTCATCTTCCACAAGAACGACCGGATAACCAAGGAGCACCTGGACGAGCTCTGGAAGCAGGGTCGCACCCGGGTGGCGGTGTGGCGGGTGGATCACTCGGTGGCGGAGACCCTGGAGAAGGACCCCACCAGCTCCACCGATGAGGCCATGCTGGAGATCTTTCGTCGTCTGAAGCCCAACGAGCCCCCCCGGATGGAGAACGCCCGGGAGCACATGCACAGCCTCTTCTTCGACAGCCGCCGGTACAACCTGGGGCGGGTGGGCCGCTACAAGCTGAACCGGCGCCTGGGGCTCCAGGTGGACGATGAGCAGCGGTTGCTCACCGTGGAGGACGTGGTGGCCATCGTCAACGGGTTGCTCAAGCTCCGGGACGGGCTTGAGCGGGAGGACGACATCGATCACCTGGGGAACCGCCGGGTGAGGGCCATAGGGGAGCTTCTGCAGAACCAGGTTAGGATAGGGCTCCTCAGGATGGAGCGGATAGCCAAGGAGAGGATGACCACCATCCCGGACTTAAGCTCCGCCACCGCCAAGGACCTGATCAACGTGCGTCCCATAAGTGCCGCCCTGCGGGAGTTCTTCGGCTCCGGCCAGCTGTCCCAGTTCATGGATCAGACCAACCCGTTGGCGGAGCTGACCCATAGGCGGCGTCTGTCCGCCTTGGGTCCCGGCGGTCTGTCCCGGGAGAGGGCCGGGTTCGAGGCCCGGGACGTGCACTACACCCACTACGGGCGGATCTGTCCCATCGAGACCCCCGAGGGATCCAACATAGGGCTGGTCACCTCCCTGGCCACCTACGCCAAGATAAACGAGTACGGCTTCCTGGTGACCCCTCGGCGGCGGGTGGTGGACGGCCGGGTGACCGGTGAGGTGGTCTACCTGTCCGCGGACGACGAGGACGAGTACAACGTGGGCATGGCCAGCACCCCGGTGGGTGAGGATGGGAGCATCCTCATCGACGAGGTCCACGTGCGTCACCGGGGGGACATCCGGATGGTCCCCAAGGATCAGGTGGACTTCCTGGACGTCTCTCCCAAACAGATAGTGTCCGTCTCCACCGGGTTGATCCCGTTCCTCGAGCACGACGACGCCAACCGGGCCCTGATGGGGTCCAACATGCAGCGTCAGGCGGTGCCCCTGGTGAGGGCCGAGGCCCCCCTGGTGGGGACCGGCATAGAGGCCAAGATAGCCCGGGACTCCGGGTCCTGCATCCTGGCCCGTCGGTCCGGCACCGTGGAGTTCGTGGACGCGGACCGGGTGGTCATAAGGGCCGAGGACGGCACCCTGAATCAGTACCGGCTGGTCAAGTTCCGCCGGTCCAACCAGGGGACGGTGATCCACCAGAGACCCCTGGTGAGGAAGGGGGACCCGGTGAAGGCCGGGGACGTGATAGCCGACGGGCAGGCCTGCCAGGGGGGCGAGCTGGCCCTGGGTCGGAACGTGCTGGTGGCCTTCGTCTCCTGGGAGGGCTACAACTTCGAGGACGCCATCCTGCTCAGCCAGCGGGTGGTGAAGGAGGACTACTACACCTCGATCCACATAGAGGAATACGAGGTGGAGGCCCGGGACACCAAGCTGGGGCCCGAGGAGATAACCCGGGACATCCCCAACGTGGGGGACGATGCCCTGAAGAACCTGGACGAGAACGGCATAGTCCGCATAGGCGCCGAGGTCCGGGCGGGGGACATCCTGGTGGGCAAGGTGACCCCCAAGGGGGAGTCGGACCAGTCGCCGGAGGAGAGGCTCCTTCGGGCCATCTTCGGTGAGAAGGCCCGGGAGGTGAGGGACTCCTCCCTCCGGGTGCCCCACGGCGAGGGTGGCAAGGTGGTGGCCATAAAGAGGCTCAGCCGGGAGCACAACAGCGAGGACCTGAGTCCTGGGGTCAACGAGGTGGTCAAGGTCTACGTGGCCCAGTTCAGGAAGATCACCGAGGGGGACAAGATGGCGGGCCGCCACGGCAACAAGGGTGTGGTGTCCAAGATCCTGCCCGAGGAGGACATGCCCTTCCTGTCGGACGGCACCCCGGTTGACGTGGTGCTGAACCCCCTTGGGGTGCCCAGCCGAATGAACCTGGGGCAGGTGTTCGAGACCGTCATGGGCTTCGTGGCCATGCACAACGGCTGGAAGGTGGCCACCCCGGTCTTCGAGGGGGCGGACCAGGAGGAGATATTCCAGCTGGTGGACAAGATAAGGGAGAACAAGTACCCGGAGCTGACGAGGGATTGCAAGATAACCCTCTACGACGGCCGAACCGGGGAGCCCATGGACAAGAAGGTCACCGTGGGGGTCATGTACATGCTCAAGCTGATCCACCTGGTGGACGACAAGATCCACGCCCGGTCCACCGGTCCGTACAGCCTGATAACCCAGCAGCCCCTGGGAGGCAAGACCCAGTTCGGCGGTCAGCGGTTCGGTGAGATGGAGGTTTGGGCCCTGGAGGGTTACGGGGCGGCCCACATGCTCCAGGAGATCCTGACGGTCAAGTCCGACGACATCCGGGGCAGGCTCAAGACCTACGAGCGGATTGTCAAGGGGCAGAACCTGGCGAAGCCCGGGGTGCCAGAGAGCTTCCGGGTGCTCATAAAGGAGCTCCAGGGGCTTGGGGTCGACGTGGAGATAGTGTACGAGGATGGGACCGTTGGGGAGCTCGTCATGGGGGACGACGAAGACGAGCCCGGCAGGAGCAGGCCCCGGGAGGGCAGGGATCTCTTCGAGTCCGGCGTGAGCCCCGAGGACGCCTTCGGGGTCAGCGGGGAGGAGATCAGCCAGGAGGAGGCCCGGGAGGGGCTTGGGGACGTGTTCACCGTCCGGGATGCCTCCGATGACCCCTTTTTTGCGGACGATGAGGAGGGGGACGCTTAA
- a CDS encoding L-threonylcarbamoyladenylate synthase has translation MEREITRVLTPSEGALRLGADLILSGRLVAMPTETVYGLGGDATNPEAARRIFQVKGRPLDNPIIVHVSCSEEAREVGRMTPLAEDLARAFWPGPLTLVVPSRGVVPREFLGGLDTVGIRCPSHPVARRLIEISGVPIGAPSANRSGRPSPTDALTVLEDLEGLIPLILDGGPCEVGLESTVVDVTGSEPVILRQGGVTERMIVQAVGRVQVAAGEELLRRSPGTRHRHYAPEVPVLLWDRSVPVQCPPGRVGYVGISDPPFEVAWSVRPRDLREYAFLLFRTFREMERGGASVIVAELPERGEALGDAIRDRLIRASGGRGLAKSRSRC, from the coding sequence ATGGAGAGGGAGATCACCCGGGTATTGACCCCGTCGGAGGGGGCGTTGCGGCTGGGGGCGGACCTGATCCTGTCCGGCCGGTTGGTGGCCATGCCCACCGAGACGGTCTACGGCCTGGGGGGGGATGCCACGAACCCGGAGGCGGCCCGGCGGATCTTCCAGGTTAAGGGGCGCCCCCTGGACAACCCGATAATAGTTCACGTGTCCTGCTCCGAGGAGGCCCGGGAGGTGGGCCGAATGACCCCCCTGGCGGAGGACCTGGCCCGGGCCTTCTGGCCCGGCCCCCTTACGCTGGTGGTCCCCTCCAGGGGGGTGGTGCCCCGGGAGTTCCTGGGGGGGCTGGACACGGTGGGGATCCGGTGTCCCTCTCACCCGGTGGCCCGGCGCCTCATCGAGATCAGCGGGGTCCCCATAGGGGCCCCCAGCGCCAACCGGAGCGGACGTCCCAGCCCAACCGACGCCTTGACGGTGCTGGAGGACCTGGAGGGGCTCATCCCCCTGATCCTCGACGGGGGGCCCTGTGAGGTGGGGTTGGAGTCCACCGTGGTGGACGTCACCGGTTCGGAGCCGGTGATCCTGAGGCAGGGAGGCGTTACGGAGCGGATGATCGTCCAGGCGGTGGGTCGCGTCCAGGTGGCGGCGGGGGAGGAGTTGCTCCGGCGCTCCCCGGGCACCAGGCACAGGCACTACGCCCCGGAGGTGCCGGTGCTCCTCTGGGACCGGTCGGTCCCCGTCCAGTGCCCCCCTGGGCGGGTGGGTTACGTGGGCATATCCGATCCGCCCTTCGAGGTGGCGTGGAGCGTGAGGCCCCGGGATCTCCGGGAGTACGCGTTCCTGCTCTTCAGGACCTTCCGGGAGATGGAGCGCGGAGGCGCGTCCGTCATAGTGGCGGAGTTGCCGGAGAGGGGTGAGGCCCTGGGGGACGCCATCCGGGACCGGTTGATCCGAGCTTCCGGCGGGAGGGGGCTTGCCAAGAGTCGGAGTAGGTGCTAG
- the tgt gene encoding tRNA guanosine(34) transglycosylase Tgt — translation MGFRVVAECPVTGARAGELTTAHGVVKTPVFMPVGTQATVKAMAPFELKALGAQIILGNTYHLFLRPGEELVERAGGLHRFMGWDRPILTDSGGFQVFSLAELRTLSDEGVVFRSHLDGSRHVMTPERAVRIQERLGSDIAMCFDECVKYPTTYEYSMGAVKRTLAWARRCLAAKTRDDQLLFGIVQGSVFEDQRIACAEALMEMDFPGYSIGGLSVGESHQEMYRILDCLKGVLPKGKPRYLMGVGHPSNLLEGIARGVDMFDCVLPTRNGRNGTVFTSRGRLNVKNLSLAEDFTPLDPDCTCYACRNFSRAYIRHLYKAGEILAMRLCTWHNLHFLISLVEGARRAILEGTFPEYRERFLRTFEG, via the coding sequence GTGGGCTTTAGGGTGGTGGCGGAGTGTCCCGTGACCGGCGCCAGGGCGGGGGAGCTGACCACCGCCCACGGGGTCGTGAAGACCCCGGTCTTCATGCCCGTGGGGACCCAGGCCACGGTCAAGGCCATGGCCCCCTTCGAGTTGAAGGCCCTGGGGGCCCAGATAATCCTGGGGAACACGTATCACCTGTTCCTGCGGCCCGGGGAGGAGCTGGTAGAGAGGGCCGGGGGGCTGCACCGCTTCATGGGCTGGGACAGGCCCATACTGACCGACAGCGGCGGCTTCCAGGTCTTCTCCCTGGCGGAGCTGAGGACCCTCTCGGACGAGGGGGTGGTCTTCCGATCCCACCTGGACGGGAGCCGCCACGTGATGACCCCCGAGAGGGCGGTGCGGATCCAGGAGAGGCTGGGCAGCGACATCGCCATGTGTTTCGACGAGTGCGTCAAGTACCCCACCACCTACGAGTACTCCATGGGGGCGGTGAAGCGCACCCTGGCGTGGGCCAGGAGGTGTCTCGCCGCCAAGACCAGGGATGACCAGCTCCTGTTCGGCATAGTCCAGGGGAGCGTCTTCGAGGATCAGCGGATAGCCTGCGCGGAGGCCCTGATGGAGATGGACTTCCCCGGTTACTCCATCGGGGGGCTGTCGGTGGGGGAGAGCCACCAGGAGATGTACCGGATCCTGGACTGCCTCAAGGGGGTGTTGCCCAAGGGGAAGCCCAGGTACCTCATGGGGGTGGGGCATCCGTCCAACCTGCTGGAGGGCATAGCCCGGGGGGTGGACATGTTCGACTGCGTGCTACCCACCAGGAACGGCAGGAACGGGACGGTGTTCACCTCCCGGGGGAGGCTGAACGTGAAGAACCTGTCGTTGGCGGAGGACTTCACCCCCCTGGACCCGGACTGCACCTGCTACGCCTGCCGGAACTTCTCCCGGGCGTACATAAGGCACCTTTACAAGGCGGGGGAGATCCTGGCCATGAGGCTGTGCACCTGGCACAACCTGCACTTCCTGATCTCGCTGGTGGAGGGGGCCAGGAGGGCCATACTGGAGGGCACCTTCCCGGAGTACCGGGAGAGGTTCCTCCGGACCTTCGAGGGGTGA